In the genome of Vibrio sp. NTOU-M3, one region contains:
- a CDS encoding adenosylcobinamide-GDP ribazoletransferase, with protein sequence MQSKVRYQLDLFFLALGFFSRLPIPKRTPYSEERMNQAGRYFALVGVILGLICALCYAVLAMILPDNAAIVLTMIISLLLTGAFHEDGLTDMADGIGGGMTLERRLTIMKDSRIGTYGAAALVMALLTKFILLSELAKITDLFVIWIVAYTISRAVAATLIFDMPYVSDSETSKSKPLASRQSSLELTVLVITGVLVSLLLPLSIVFALLLTGIVFRYLLKVWLLRRIGGFTGDCLGGAQQIMELLCYVVILALVAR encoded by the coding sequence ATGCAAAGCAAAGTGCGTTATCAGTTGGATCTTTTCTTCCTTGCTCTGGGGTTTTTCTCACGTTTACCGATCCCTAAGCGTACCCCTTACAGCGAAGAGCGAATGAACCAAGCCGGACGATACTTCGCGTTGGTTGGTGTCATACTTGGTTTGATTTGCGCGCTATGCTATGCCGTGCTGGCAATGATATTGCCGGACAATGCGGCCATTGTTCTAACAATGATCATCAGCTTGCTATTAACCGGTGCCTTTCATGAAGATGGACTGACGGATATGGCAGACGGCATTGGTGGTGGGATGACGCTAGAACGCCGTTTGACCATTATGAAAGACAGTCGTATTGGTACTTACGGTGCTGCAGCGTTGGTGATGGCGCTGTTGACCAAGTTCATCTTGCTGAGTGAGCTTGCCAAAATAACAGACCTATTTGTTATCTGGATAGTGGCTTACACCATAAGCAGGGCCGTTGCAGCGACCTTAATTTTTGATATGCCATACGTGAGTGACAGTGAAACCAGTAAAAGCAAACCACTCGCAAGCCGACAAAGCTCTCTTGAGCTGACGGTCTTGGTTATAACGGGTGTACTCGTTAGCTTATTGCTGCCACTTTCTATTGTATTCGCCTTGTTATTGACTGGTATCGTGTTCCGTTACTTACTTAAAGTATGGCTACTGCGTCGCATTGGTGGTTTTACAGGTGATTGTCTGGGCGGGGCTCAACAAATCATGGAGTTGTTATGTTATGTCGTGATATTGGCGTTAGTAGCGAGGTAG
- the cobU gene encoding bifunctional adenosylcobinamide kinase/adenosylcobinamide-phosphate guanylyltransferase: MSIHLVLGGARSGKSSFAESLVVKSATQNSKARHYVATAQPMDDEMRRRIAHHQFSRDDQWQEHECPLELPPLLTQFTEHDLVLVDCLTLWLNNVIYHRQDEQDIEQAVKALTNALNACHADVVLVSNEVGLGVIPMGEETRLFVDNAGWMNQAIAKIADDVTFVAAGLPLALKGSL; the protein is encoded by the coding sequence ATGTCTATCCATCTAGTGTTGGGAGGCGCACGTTCAGGTAAATCCAGTTTTGCTGAATCCTTGGTGGTGAAAAGCGCAACTCAAAACTCGAAAGCCCGGCACTATGTTGCAACCGCGCAGCCGATGGACGATGAAATGCGCCGTCGTATTGCTCATCATCAATTCTCTCGAGATGATCAATGGCAGGAGCATGAATGTCCGCTTGAACTACCGCCTTTACTTACCCAATTTACTGAACATGACCTAGTTTTGGTTGATTGTTTAACGTTGTGGCTCAACAACGTGATTTACCATCGCCAAGATGAGCAAGATATTGAACAAGCAGTGAAAGCGTTAACCAATGCTCTGAACGCGTGCCATGCAGATGTGGTGTTGGTGTCTAATGAAGTTGGGCTCGGTGTGATCCCCATGGGAGAAGAAACGCGTTTATTTGTCGATAATGCAGGTTGGATGAACCAAGCCATTGCAAAAATCGCTGATGATGTCACCTTCGTTGCAGCCGGATTGCCATTGGCATTAAAGGGATCACTATGA
- a CDS encoding histidine phosphatase family protein — protein sequence MSDIVNIYLLRHAKVDSPPALNGRSDVPVVFETQRKLCDLLEHEIRVSKVITSPLSRCAELATLYSQAVNAELEIVSCFQEMDFGSFDGKPFDELQSEWSQLEVFWQNPAENTLPNAESLQHFYTRVSTAWMERVGTFEEDTLVVCHGGTIRMILASVLQLDWKNPQLYSSLQIGYQSLTHLQVIQCDKPYQRVITVGRPIE from the coding sequence ATGAGCGATATTGTTAACATCTATTTGCTACGGCATGCCAAGGTCGATAGTCCACCAGCGTTAAATGGCCGAAGTGATGTTCCCGTCGTTTTCGAGACGCAGCGTAAATTGTGTGATTTGCTTGAGCATGAGATCCGTGTGAGTAAAGTGATCACATCTCCTTTAAGCCGGTGTGCCGAATTAGCAACCTTGTACAGCCAAGCCGTTAATGCAGAGCTGGAGATTGTCTCTTGTTTTCAGGAGATGGATTTTGGTTCTTTTGATGGCAAACCGTTTGATGAACTGCAATCTGAGTGGTCGCAGTTGGAGGTTTTTTGGCAAAATCCAGCTGAGAATACCTTACCAAACGCCGAATCATTACAACATTTTTATACCAGAGTGAGTACCGCTTGGATGGAAAGAGTGGGTACTTTCGAGGAAGATACATTGGTGGTGTGCCATGGTGGTACTATCCGAATGATTCTAGCTTCAGTCTTACAGCTCGACTGGAAGAATCCTCAGCTGTATTCTTCATTACAAATTGGGTATCAGTCTCTTACCCATCTTCAAGTCATTCAATGTGACAAGCCATATCAGCGGGTGATTACCGTTGGTAGGCCAATCGAATAA
- a CDS encoding M3 family oligoendopeptidase, translating to MTAPSWNLTVAYNDLCDEKIEQDIALIKQCIQLLNQQVGNRRAVGVIQNAILTREAAGKLLSTINTFANCHASVDATAQDAKALIGRVAKLSSELNQSFSPFEDVLSHAEDDVIEEILNHDSGDVSGQAFQIECLRQQAETQLTVAEEQLLSAMQVDGRDAWGRMYDNLTGVLQVNVEQQDGTVESVGFSQAASVLYGTEFSQQEPTWRGIQKAMATHEQTFASVLNALAGWRLTEYQKRSSKKKVHFLDPSLHESRIEAATLDAMIRTTKENRHVGQKAGQLMAKVHGLDEMKPWNHLAGMPSAGKEAKVYDFDEAIALIKAAFAEVSQDMADFVDVMIEKGWIDAAPTPNRRLGAYCTKFAATRSPLVFMTWGGSRSDLLTLAHELGHAFHNWVMRDMPICQTRYPMTLAETASIFAENVVRDHMLNQAKSKEEKLEMLWEELSSCYALMVNIPVRFEFEKAFYEQREQGDLDASQLCQLMSNTWKAWYGESMSQPDSYFWASKLHFSISEVSFYNYPYLFGYLFSIGVYSQRAEKAERFYADYVDLLRDTGSMMAEDVVKKHLGMDLSGSEFWQQSIDTVKAKIDEFEALLDQ from the coding sequence ATGACTGCGCCAAGTTGGAATTTAACTGTTGCTTACAACGACCTGTGTGATGAAAAAATCGAACAAGACATAGCGTTGATCAAACAGTGCATTCAATTACTCAACCAACAAGTCGGCAATAGGCGTGCTGTTGGTGTTATTCAAAATGCGATCCTCACCAGGGAAGCGGCTGGCAAGCTGCTTTCAACCATTAATACATTTGCGAATTGTCATGCCTCCGTTGATGCAACCGCACAAGATGCAAAAGCATTGATAGGACGCGTTGCAAAACTCTCTTCGGAACTGAATCAGTCATTCTCGCCGTTTGAAGACGTGCTATCACATGCAGAAGATGATGTGATCGAAGAAATTCTTAACCATGATAGTGGTGATGTCTCGGGACAAGCTTTTCAGATCGAATGTTTGCGTCAACAAGCAGAAACACAACTGACTGTTGCTGAAGAACAGTTGCTATCAGCAATGCAGGTTGATGGACGCGATGCGTGGGGACGGATGTACGACAACTTAACCGGTGTATTGCAAGTCAACGTAGAACAGCAAGATGGCACTGTTGAGAGCGTTGGTTTTTCACAAGCGGCTAGCGTGCTTTATGGGACTGAATTTTCCCAACAAGAGCCGACATGGCGTGGTATTCAAAAAGCCATGGCAACACATGAACAAACATTTGCTTCAGTGCTGAACGCTCTTGCAGGTTGGCGTTTAACAGAATACCAAAAACGTTCTTCAAAGAAAAAAGTTCACTTCTTAGACCCAAGTTTGCACGAAAGCCGGATAGAAGCAGCGACGCTTGATGCGATGATTCGTACGACCAAGGAAAATCGCCATGTTGGGCAGAAAGCGGGTCAACTCATGGCAAAAGTGCACGGGCTAGATGAAATGAAACCGTGGAATCACTTAGCGGGTATGCCGTCTGCTGGCAAAGAAGCGAAGGTGTACGATTTTGATGAAGCAATTGCGCTTATCAAAGCCGCTTTTGCAGAAGTAAGCCAAGACATGGCGGATTTTGTTGATGTGATGATTGAAAAAGGTTGGATTGATGCTGCTCCAACGCCAAATCGACGCTTGGGAGCCTATTGTACCAAGTTTGCCGCGACTCGTTCTCCATTAGTCTTTATGACATGGGGGGGGAGCCGTTCCGACTTGCTCACTTTAGCACACGAACTCGGTCATGCATTCCACAACTGGGTGATGCGTGATATGCCAATATGCCAAACACGCTATCCGATGACGTTGGCAGAAACTGCTTCTATTTTCGCTGAAAATGTTGTGCGTGATCACATGCTTAATCAAGCGAAGAGTAAAGAGGAAAAGCTGGAGATGCTATGGGAAGAACTTTCTTCTTGTTATGCGTTGATGGTGAACATTCCGGTTCGATTCGAGTTTGAAAAGGCTTTTTATGAACAAAGGGAGCAGGGGGATTTGGATGCCTCACAGCTTTGTCAATTGATGAGCAACACATGGAAAGCGTGGTATGGCGAGTCTATGTCTCAACCCGACTCTTATTTCTGGGCGAGTAAGTTACATTTCAGTATTTCTGAAGTGAGCTTTTACAACTATCCCTATCTCTTTGGGTATCTATTTAGCATTGGTGTTTATAGCCAAAGAGCAGAGAAAGCAGAACGTTTTTACGCCGATTATGTGGATTTATTGCGTGATACTGGCTCAATGATGGCTGAAGATGTGGTGAAAAAACACCTAGGAATGGATCTTTCCGGCAGTGAGTTTTGGCAGCAAAGTATTGATACCGTCAAAGCAAAAATTGATGAGTTTGAAGCATTACTAGATCAATGA
- a CDS encoding succinylglutamate desuccinylase: protein MTKSLFRQSFLLDSLDLQQEMPAGELTVAAGTTFKLHQRGVLEVIPANLTSESKNIIFSCGIHGDETAPMELVDKIIEDIQTGFQSIKHRCLFIIAHPEATNAHTRFIEQNLNRLFDEKPQSPSKELEIAVNLKSLVSQFYEGTEESTRWHLDLHCAIRLSKHYSFVVSPKSRHPVRSKALMEFIESSHIEAVLFSNAPSSTFSWYSAENFAAQALTVELGRVARIGENELEKLVACDLAMRDLISDSKAEHLPRKPVTYRVSRTIVRVHDDFDFLFDDEVENFTAFKHGEVFGHDGDKPLMAKNEGEAIVFPNRRVTIGQRAALMVCPVKIRYEDDQVVYD from the coding sequence ATGACGAAGTCCCTCTTTCGCCAATCTTTTCTGTTAGACAGCCTGGATCTTCAACAAGAGATGCCAGCAGGTGAGCTCACTGTCGCAGCGGGCACCACCTTCAAACTGCATCAAAGAGGTGTGTTGGAGGTGATTCCAGCCAATCTAACCTCTGAATCGAAAAACATCATATTTTCCTGCGGTATCCACGGTGATGAAACCGCCCCTATGGAGCTGGTTGATAAAATCATCGAAGATATCCAAACGGGTTTCCAATCTATTAAGCATCGTTGTTTGTTTATCATCGCTCATCCAGAGGCGACAAATGCTCACACTCGATTTATAGAGCAGAATCTGAATCGACTGTTTGATGAGAAACCTCAATCGCCTTCAAAAGAGCTTGAGATCGCTGTTAATCTGAAGTCTTTGGTCTCTCAGTTTTATGAAGGAACAGAAGAATCAACACGCTGGCATCTGGATCTTCATTGCGCGATTCGTTTGTCAAAGCACTATTCCTTTGTGGTAAGCCCTAAGTCTCGCCATCCTGTTCGTTCAAAAGCTCTGATGGAGTTTATTGAAAGTAGCCATATTGAAGCGGTTCTATTTTCTAATGCACCATCCAGTACCTTTAGCTGGTATAGCGCGGAGAACTTTGCAGCACAAGCACTGACGGTTGAGTTGGGGCGGGTTGCTCGCATTGGCGAAAATGAACTGGAGAAATTAGTCGCATGTGATTTGGCCATGCGAGATTTGATTTCTGATTCGAAAGCAGAACATTTACCACGTAAACCCGTGACCTACCGTGTGAGCCGTACCATTGTTCGTGTTCACGACGATTTTGATTTCCTTTTTGATGATGAAGTTGAAAACTTTACGGCATTTAAGCATGGTGAAGTTTTTGGTCATGATGGCGACAAACCACTGATGGCAAAAAATGAAGGCGAGGCTATTGTGTTTCCTAATCGCCGTGTGACCATTGGCCAACGCGCGGCGTTAATGGTTTGTCCGGTGAAGATTCGCTACGAGGACGATCAAGTCGTTTACGATTGA
- the btuC gene encoding vitamin B12 ABC transporter permease BtuC: MEFSQLLARKHQRWMRFAMFMSATLILFCLIYLMVGDVFVSLFSSMTDLEQQLIGQLRLPRLLAAIAIGASLALSGAVLQVLLGNVLAEPGVLGISGGASVFMVLVLFFIPTLATPVGFMLASVFGALLFTLLLVSMAKMMRLSTTRLLLVGVALGILTGAVVTWAFYFSDELSLRQLMYWLMGGIGGASWYQHWLTLIILPFFIWLCLQGQVLDKLMMGELHAQQLGINIDAIRWKLILAVSVLVGGSVAIGGVIGFVGLVVPHLLRLALGTENKYLLPMSALAGATLVVFADIVARTALNSAELPLGVVTTSIGAPIFIWMLIKNHDTR; the protein is encoded by the coding sequence ATGGAATTTTCTCAACTTTTGGCAAGAAAGCATCAACGTTGGATGCGTTTTGCCATGTTTATGTCTGCAACTCTCATTCTATTTTGCCTCATTTATTTGATGGTTGGAGATGTGTTTGTTTCTCTGTTTTCATCCATGACTGATCTTGAACAACAGCTAATTGGACAGTTGCGTTTGCCACGATTACTTGCAGCGATTGCGATTGGTGCGTCATTGGCGTTGTCAGGCGCCGTATTGCAGGTATTACTGGGAAACGTGTTGGCGGAGCCGGGCGTATTAGGCATTTCAGGAGGGGCTAGCGTCTTTATGGTGTTGGTACTTTTCTTTATTCCAACATTGGCGACACCGGTCGGTTTTATGTTGGCGTCGGTCTTTGGCGCATTGTTGTTTACTTTGTTATTGGTCTCAATGGCAAAAATGATGCGTTTGAGTACCACACGCTTGCTATTAGTTGGGGTGGCGCTCGGCATTCTTACTGGCGCAGTCGTCACTTGGGCGTTTTATTTCAGTGATGAACTCAGTTTAAGGCAGTTAATGTATTGGCTGATGGGGGGAATTGGAGGAGCCAGTTGGTACCAACATTGGTTGACACTCATCATCCTGCCATTCTTTATTTGGCTCTGCCTGCAAGGACAAGTACTCGATAAGTTGATGATGGGTGAACTGCACGCTCAGCAGTTGGGTATAAATATTGATGCCATTCGTTGGAAGTTGATTCTGGCCGTTTCTGTTCTAGTCGGTGGTTCGGTCGCGATAGGTGGAGTTATTGGGTTTGTTGGTTTAGTTGTTCCTCATTTATTGCGTTTAGCTTTAGGGACAGAAAACAAATACCTTTTGCCAATGTCTGCGTTAGCTGGGGCGACCTTGGTTGTGTTTGCCGATATTGTTGCCCGTACAGCATTGAATTCTGCTGAATTGCCGCTAGGAGTGGTAACGACTTCAATTGGTGCTCCTATTTTTATTTGGATGTTAATTAAAAATCATGATACGCGTTAA
- the btuD gene encoding vitamin B12 ABC transporter ATP-binding protein BtuD: MIRVNSLSVGSRLLPLSFDVQAGEVLHVIGPNGSGKSTLLSALCGLLDHKGSASIDGCEVGQASVEQLAQVRAFLSQSGRPAFNLDVVQYLSLSIPAHCDIEEQKVKQAVLELTSLLELQDKLHRSIHYLSGGEWQRVRLAAICLQVWPTLNPYAKLLVLDEPAAPLDIGQEVLLYKLIHRIAEMGLSVVMSNHDLNRTLKYADKALLLDKGVLKEVGVCEDVLNEATLTEVFKTPVRRVFVDGAAVLLFD; encoded by the coding sequence ATGATACGCGTTAATAGCCTGTCCGTTGGCTCTCGTTTACTGCCGCTCTCCTTTGACGTGCAAGCTGGAGAAGTTCTGCATGTGATTGGTCCGAATGGCAGCGGGAAAAGTACACTATTGAGTGCGCTATGTGGCTTACTCGACCACAAAGGTTCGGCGAGCATTGATGGTTGTGAAGTGGGGCAAGCGTCTGTTGAGCAACTGGCTCAAGTTCGTGCGTTTCTTAGTCAATCGGGTAGGCCAGCTTTCAATCTCGATGTTGTGCAATACCTATCGCTGTCTATTCCAGCTCATTGTGATATTGAAGAACAAAAGGTCAAGCAAGCCGTTCTAGAGTTAACCTCGTTATTGGAGTTGCAAGATAAACTGCATCGTTCAATTCATTATTTATCGGGTGGTGAATGGCAACGTGTCCGCTTAGCCGCGATTTGTTTGCAAGTGTGGCCGACGCTTAATCCATATGCCAAATTATTAGTATTGGATGAGCCAGCAGCGCCATTAGATATAGGCCAAGAAGTCTTATTGTATAAGCTTATCCATCGTATTGCGGAGATGGGATTAAGTGTGGTGATGTCAAACCATGATTTAAATCGTACTTTGAAGTATGCGGACAAAGCGCTCCTATTGGACAAAGGAGTGTTGAAAGAAGTTGGTGTATGTGAAGATGTGTTAAATGAAGCGACACTAACCGAAGTGTTTAAAACGCCCGTCAGGCGCGTATTTGTAGATGGTGCTGCTGTGCTTCTTTTTGATTAA
- a CDS encoding EAL and HDOD domain-containing protein, with the protein MDIFIARQPIFDRDSNVYGYELLFRDGNSNSFPDISSQVATESVVKVVSSDYLNLIAQEKYAFINFCNESLSTANIECLNSNNVIVEVVETVEPNSANLQTVIDVKEKGYRVALDDFSFHNSWQKFLPHIAMLKVDIRQATVKRINVALSIKERYPDLLLVAEKVETKKEYLRLHELGFDLFQGYFFAKPEVIKSEKVSNKIANLLNIVAILSEENYKTDEIEELFKNDAVLIINLLSFVNSSYFNKRGNITSVKGAISFLGKDELLKFVSVALSRSSASKPTELSNLALIRAKFCEHMALKQPKNQLASATAFLVGLFSLADSILDTPINVVIDRLALPRIMKDAIVTKTNNYGKLLETVQQLEEANWTMAEMSLRELGLTIGDAATCYKESIKWVDSINY; encoded by the coding sequence ATGGATATTTTCATAGCTAGACAGCCAATTTTTGATAGAGACAGTAATGTTTACGGTTATGAATTATTGTTTCGAGACGGAAATTCAAACTCATTCCCCGACATTTCATCGCAAGTTGCAACCGAAAGTGTCGTCAAAGTAGTGTCTTCAGACTACCTCAACCTCATTGCGCAAGAAAAATATGCATTTATCAACTTCTGCAATGAATCTCTCTCTACCGCCAATATTGAATGCTTAAACTCAAATAATGTCATTGTAGAAGTTGTCGAAACCGTAGAGCCTAATTCAGCAAATTTGCAAACTGTTATTGATGTCAAAGAGAAAGGTTATAGAGTCGCATTGGATGACTTTAGCTTTCATAACAGCTGGCAAAAGTTCCTTCCGCATATCGCTATGTTAAAAGTGGATATTAGGCAGGCCACGGTCAAACGAATCAACGTAGCCCTATCAATCAAAGAGCGCTATCCAGATTTATTGTTGGTCGCAGAAAAGGTGGAAACTAAAAAAGAATATCTGCGACTTCATGAGCTTGGGTTTGACTTATTTCAAGGATATTTCTTTGCAAAGCCTGAAGTCATTAAGTCAGAGAAGGTTTCAAATAAAATTGCCAACCTACTGAATATAGTTGCAATATTATCTGAAGAAAATTACAAAACAGATGAGATAGAAGAACTATTTAAAAATGATGCGGTTCTAATTATTAATCTGCTTTCTTTTGTTAATTCAAGCTACTTCAATAAGCGCGGTAACATTACTTCAGTTAAAGGGGCTATCTCGTTCCTCGGTAAAGATGAACTTCTAAAGTTCGTGAGCGTGGCTCTATCGCGTAGTAGTGCGTCTAAACCAACGGAGTTATCTAACTTAGCCCTGATCCGAGCTAAATTCTGTGAACACATGGCGCTCAAACAACCCAAAAATCAATTAGCTAGTGCGACGGCTTTTTTAGTCGGGTTATTTTCTCTAGCAGACTCCATCTTAGATACGCCAATTAACGTAGTTATTGATCGACTGGCATTACCTAGAATAATGAAAGATGCCATCGTGACCAAAACAAACAATTACGGAAAACTACTGGAGACGGTACAACAATTGGAGGAAGCAAACTGGACCATGGCTGAGATGAGCTTGCGTGAATTAGGACTCACCATTGGTGATGCGGCGACCTGTTATAAAGAGTCCATAAAGTGGGTCGACTCCATTAACTACTAA
- a CDS encoding nucleoside triphosphate pyrophosphohydrolase family protein has translation MHLSKLTQETFDHLYRDITEFRSTFDLPVASPESLDEKADTLHTSLIIEELTELAEADCKTEQADAIVDSVYVLMGRLVHLGHSKVEDNQSISYLIDLLLNVAVNRGIDFLPCWDEVHSSNMSKVCRNEKEYADTEVHYAEQGIKLMAIQKGDYIIAKCAEDFVSEAKTIRQGKVLKSVYYRPADLAKLAQ, from the coding sequence ATGCATTTATCAAAACTGACTCAAGAAACATTCGACCACCTTTACCGCGACATTACTGAATTTCGTAGTACTTTCGATTTACCTGTCGCTTCTCCTGAAAGCTTAGACGAAAAAGCCGATACTCTGCATACTTCTTTGATTATTGAAGAATTGACAGAGCTTGCTGAAGCAGATTGTAAGACTGAACAAGCTGACGCTATTGTCGATAGCGTGTACGTATTGATGGGCCGTCTTGTGCATCTCGGACACAGTAAAGTAGAAGATAATCAATCAATTAGCTATCTCATCGATTTGCTACTTAACGTTGCCGTAAACCGTGGCATCGACTTCCTACCATGTTGGGATGAAGTCCATTCAAGCAACATGAGCAAAGTATGTCGTAATGAGAAAGAGTATGCGGACACCGAAGTTCACTATGCAGAACAAGGTATTAAGCTAATGGCGATACAAAAAGGCGATTACATTATCGCGAAGTGTGCAGAAGATTTTGTATCAGAAGCAAAAACCATTCGCCAAGGAAAAGTATTGAAGTCGGTTTACTATCGTCCTGCTGATTTAGCAAAACTCGCTCAATAA
- a CDS encoding diguanylate cyclase, which translates to MQTNNSERVIRGLYQITNDYQKGFDIQVTQLLMMGLEGYNLDIAILSKIEGNTYTILNCVTPEEVDLNPGDSFDFNDTYCEITCRSYGPVAIEHMGKSEDYARHPAYKTFGLESYIGIPIFVDDEVFGTLNFSSAKPYPGKFDQFDLDILKLMASWIEVELIRRNQERELKKLNEKLEFQANFDSLTMLPNRRSIFRTLKRDIEHMRTYGGKGTLAVADIDHFKKVNDTYGHQKGDEILQQVAMLLNEQLTEQGVAARFGGEEFLIWIPGGTIEQRHHFTQELCQCVNKIMLDDKPVTISIGAADFDFAMNTSEDENRSLIDQLILIADECMYQAKQRGRNCVVYKCFQIEPVVTK; encoded by the coding sequence ATGCAAACAAACAACAGTGAACGGGTCATTCGTGGGTTGTACCAAATTACGAACGATTACCAAAAAGGATTTGATATCCAAGTTACTCAATTGCTCATGATGGGGTTAGAGGGATATAACTTAGATATTGCAATACTCTCGAAAATCGAAGGTAACACCTACACGATTTTAAATTGTGTCACGCCAGAAGAAGTGGACTTAAATCCCGGTGACTCATTTGACTTTAATGATACTTACTGTGAAATCACTTGCCGCTCATACGGTCCTGTTGCGATAGAACACATGGGAAAAAGTGAAGATTATGCCCGCCATCCGGCTTATAAAACCTTTGGTCTTGAATCCTATATCGGCATTCCCATATTTGTGGATGATGAAGTTTTTGGAACGCTGAACTTTTCTTCTGCTAAACCTTACCCGGGAAAATTTGACCAATTTGACCTCGATATCCTTAAATTGATGGCGTCTTGGATTGAGGTAGAGTTGATTCGCCGCAACCAAGAGCGAGAGCTAAAGAAACTCAATGAGAAGCTAGAGTTCCAGGCCAATTTTGATTCACTGACCATGCTACCGAATCGCCGTAGTATATTTAGAACACTCAAGCGCGATATTGAGCATATGAGGACGTATGGTGGGAAGGGGACCTTAGCCGTCGCAGATATCGACCACTTTAAGAAAGTTAATGATACTTATGGTCACCAGAAAGGTGATGAGATCTTGCAGCAGGTTGCGATGTTACTCAATGAACAGCTAACTGAGCAAGGTGTTGCCGCTCGTTTTGGTGGGGAAGAGTTTTTGATTTGGATTCCGGGAGGAACGATTGAACAGCGGCATCACTTTACACAAGAATTATGTCAATGCGTGAACAAAATCATGCTAGACGACAAGCCAGTTACTATCTCAATTGGTGCGGCAGATTTTGATTTTGCAATGAATACCAGTGAAGATGAAAATAGAAGCTTAATCGACCAACTTATCTTAATTGCGGATGAATGCATGTACCAAGCTAAGCAACGAGGAAGAAATTGTGTGGTGTATAAGTGCTTTCAGATAGAGCCGGTAGTGACAAAATAA
- a CDS encoding DUF1415 domain-containing protein, translating to MSNTRSTQHTETIAQQVNQWLNDVVIGLNLCPFAAKPQRNKQIKIFVSHATSEEDLLQDILEQFQELETTPVSELETTLVAVPDMLQDFWDYNLFIDWIEALIRQEGWEGTFQLATFHPDYCFADADPDDDENLTNRAPYPVFHLIREESMEKVLKHYPNPEAIPDTNIARVQSLTAEERKKLFPYLFV from the coding sequence ATGTCAAACACTCGCTCAACACAACATACAGAAACCATCGCTCAACAGGTCAATCAATGGCTAAATGATGTCGTGATTGGACTAAACCTATGTCCTTTTGCGGCAAAGCCTCAACGCAACAAACAGATTAAAATTTTTGTTAGCCATGCCACTTCTGAAGAAGATTTACTACAAGATATCCTAGAGCAATTCCAAGAATTAGAAACGACCCCCGTCAGTGAACTTGAAACCACTCTTGTTGCCGTGCCAGACATGCTGCAAGACTTTTGGGATTACAATCTATTTATTGATTGGATTGAGGCGCTGATCCGCCAAGAAGGTTGGGAAGGCACTTTCCAACTCGCAACATTTCACCCTGATTACTGCTTTGCTGATGCAGACCCTGACGATGATGAAAACCTAACGAATCGTGCACCCTATCCAGTGTTTCATTTGATCCGAGAAGAGAGCATGGAGAAGGTACTCAAACATTACCCAAATCCTGAAGCAATTCCAGACACCAACATTGCTCGCGTACAGTCTCTAACGGCTGAAGAACGTAAAAAACTGTTTCCTTATTTATTTGTTTAA